From a single Peromyscus maniculatus bairdii isolate BWxNUB_F1_BW_parent chromosome 4, HU_Pman_BW_mat_3.1, whole genome shotgun sequence genomic region:
- the Sema6d gene encoding semaphorin-6D isoform X3, with protein sequence MRFFLLCFHVLFLLVSRLRAVSFPEDDEPLNTVDYHYSRQYPVFRGRPSGNESQHRLDFQLMLKIRDTLYIAGRDQVYTVNLNEIPKTEVIPSKKLTWRSRQQDRENCAMKGKHKDECHNFIKVFVPRNDEMVFVCGTNAFNPMCRYYRLNTLEYDGEEISGLARCPFDARQTNVALFADGKLYSATVADFLASDAVIYRSMGDGSALRTIKYDSKWIKEPHFLHAIEYGNYVYFFFREIAVEHNNLGKAVYSRVARICKNDMGGSQRVLEKHWTSFLKARLNCSVPGDSFFYFDVLQSITDIIQINGVPTVIGVFTTQLNSIPGSAVCAFSMDDIEKVFKGRFKEQKTPDSVWTAVPEDKVPKPRPGCCAKHGLAEAYKTSIDFPDETLSFIKSHPLMDSAVPPIADEPWFTKTRVRYRLTAIEVDRSAGPYQNYTVIFVGSEAGVVLKVLAKTSPFSLNDSVLLEEIEAYNQAKCNAESEEDRKVVSLQLDKDHHALYVAFSSCVVRIPLSRCERYGSCKKSCIASRDPYCGWLSQGVCERVTLGMLAGGFEQDTEYGNTAHLGDCHESLPTSTTPDYKIFGGPTSDMEVSSSSVATVASSPEITSKVVDTWRPKLTSSRKFVVQDDPYTSDFTDTLSGIPKGVRWEVQSGDSNQMVHMNVLITCVFAAFVLGAFIAGVAVYCYRDMFVRKNRKIHKDAESAQSCTDSSGSFAKLNGLFDSPVKEYQQNIDSPKLYSNLLTSRKELPPNTDTKSMVMDHRGQPPELAALPTPESTPVLHQKTLQAMKSHSDKAHGHGASRKEHPQFFPSSPPPHSPLSHGHIPSAIVLPNATHDYNTSFSNSNAHKAEKKLQNIDHPLTKSSSKREHRRSVDSRNTLNDLLKHLNDPNSNPKAIMGEIHMAHQTLMLDPVGPMSEVPPKVPNREASLYSPPSTLPRNSPTKRVDVPTTPGVPMTSLERQRGYHKNSSQRHSISAVPKNLNSPNGVLLSRQPSMNRGGYMPTPTGAKVDFIQGTPVSVHLQPSLSRQSSYTSNGTLPRTGLKRTPSLKPDVPPKPSFVPQTTSVRPLNKYTY encoded by the exons ATGAGGTTCTTTCTGCTTTGCTTCCACGTGCTGTTCCTTCTGGTCTCCAGGTTACGGGCAGTCAGCTTCCCGGAAGACGACGAGCCCCTTAACACTGTTGATTATCACT ATTCAAGGCAATATCCGGTTTTTAGAGGACGCCCTTCAGGCAACGAATCGCAGCATAGGCTGGACTTTCAGCTGATGCTGAAAATTCGAGACACACTTTATATTGCTGGCAG AGATCAAGTCTATACAGTGAACTTAAATGAAATCCCCAAAACAGAGGTCATACCAAGCAAG AAGCTGACGTGGAGGTCCAGGCAACAGGATCGAGAAAACTGTGCTATGAAAGGCAAGCATAAA gACGAGTGCCACAACTTCATCAAAGTATTTGTTCCAAGAAACGATgagatggtttttgtttgtggtaCCAATGCTTTCAACCCCATGTGTAGATACTATAGG TTGAATACCTTAGAGTATGATGGGGAAGAAATTAGCGGCCTGGCACGATGCCCATTTGATGCCAGACAAACCAATGTTGCCCTCTTTGCTG ATGGGAAACTGTATTCTGCTACAGTGGCCGACTTCCTGGCTAGTGATGCTGTCATTTATAGAAGCATGGGTGACGGATCTGCCCTTAGAACAATAAAATAtgattccaaatggatcaaag aACCACACTTTCTTCATGCCATTGAATATGGAAACTATGTCTATTTCTTCTTCAGAGAAATCGCTGTGGAACATAATAACTTAGGCAAG GCTGTGTATTCCCGCGTGGCTCGCATTTGTAAAAACGACATGGGTGGCTCCCAGCGGGTTCTGGAGAAGCACTGGACTTCCTTCCTGAAGGCCAGGCTTAACTGCTCTGTCCCCGGAGATTCCTTTTTCTACTTTGATGTTCTGCAGTCCATCACAGACATAATCCAAATCAACGGCGTCCCCACCGTGATTGGGGTCTTCACCACGCAGCTTAacag CATTCCTGGTTCTGCAGTCTGTGCCTTTAGCATGGACGACATTGAGAAGGTGTTCAAAGGGCGATTCAAAGAGCAGAAAACCCCAGACTCTGTTTGGACGGCAGTTCCCGAAGACAAAGTACCAAAACCAAG GCCTGGCTGCTGTGCCAAGCACGGCCTTGCAGAAGCTTACAAAACCTCCATCGACTTCCCAGACGAGACCCTGTCTTTCATCAAATCCCATCCCCTGATGGACTCTGCTGTTCCCCCCATTGCTGATGAGCCCTGGTTCACAAAGACCCGGGTCAG GTACAGGTTGACGGCCATCGAAGTGGACCGTTCGGCGGGGCCCTACCAAAACTACACCGTCATCTTTGTCGGCTCTGAAGCCGGCGTGGTGCTGAAAGTGTTGGCAAAGACCAGCCCTTTCTCTTTGAATGACAGTGTATTGCTTGAGGAGATTGAAGCTTACAACCAAGCCAA GTGCAACGCTGAGAGCGAGGAGGACAGAAAGGTCGTCTCGTTACAGCTGGACAAAGATCACCATGCTTTGTACGTGGCCTTCTCTAGCTGCGTCGTCCGCATCCCCCTCAGTCGCTGTGAGCGCTACGGATCCTGTAAAAA GTCTTGCATCGCATCGCGTGACCCGTACTGCGGTTGGTTAAGCCAGGGCGTTTGTGAGAGAGTGACCCTAGGGATGCT CGCTGGAGGATTTGAGCAAGACACAGAGTACGGCAACACGGCCCACCTAGGGGACTGCCACG AAAGTTTGCCTACTTCAACTACACCAGATTACAAAATATTTGGCGGTCCAAcatctg ACATGGAGGTCTCTTCATCTTCTGTTGCCACTGTGGCAAGTAGCCCAGAAATTACATCTAAAGTGGTTGATACCTGGAGACCTAAACTGACGAGCTCCCGGAAATTTGTAGTTCAAGATGACCCATACACTTCTGATTTTACTGATACTTTATCAGGTATCCCAAAGG GTGTACGGTGGGAAGTCCAATCTGGAGACTCCAACCAGATGGTCCATATGAATGTCCTCATCACTTGTGTGTTCGCGGCTTTCGTCTTGGGCGCATTCATTGCAGGCGTGGCTGTATACTGCTACCGCGACATGTTTGTTCGCAAGAACAGAAAGATCCATAAAGATGCGGAATCAGCCCAGTCATGCACAGACTCCAGCGGAAGCTTTGCCAAGCTGAATGGTCTCTTTGACAGTCCCGTCAAGGAATACCAACAGAACATTGATTCTCCTAAACTCTATAGCAACCTGCTGACCAGTCGGAAGGAGCTGCCACCCAACACGGATACAAAATCCATGGTCATGGACCACCGAGGCCAGCCTCCAGAGCTGGCTGCTCTCCCCACTCCAGAGTCCACACCTGTACTCCACCAGAAGACCCTGCAGGCCATGAAGAGCCACTCTGACAAGGCCCACGGCCATGGTGCTTCAAGGAAAGAACACCCCCAGTTTTTTCCTTCTAGTCCTCCACCCCATTCCCCATTAAGTCACGGGCACATCCCCAGTGCCATTGTTCTTCCAAACGCCACCCACGACTACAATACGTCATTTTCAAACTCTAATGCTCATAAAGCTGAAAAGAAACTTCAGAACATTGACCATCCTCTTACAAAGTCGTCCAGTAAGAGGGAGCACCGGCGTTCTGTGGATTCCAGAAACACCCTTAACGATCTCCTGAAGCATCTAAATGACCCAAACAGTAACCCCAAAGCCATCATGGGAGAAATCCATATGGCCCATCAAACCCTCATGCTGGACCCAGTAGGACCTATGTCTGAGGTCCCACCCAAGGTCCCTAACCGGGAGGCATCTCTGTACTCCCCTCCCTCAACACTCCCCAGAAATAGCCCAACCAAGAGAGTAGATGTCCCCACCACTCCTGGGGTCCCAATGACATCTCTGGAAAGACAAAGGGGTTATCATAAAAATTCCTCCCAGAGGCACTCTATATCAGCCGTGCCTAAAAACTTAAACTCACCAAATGGTGTTTTGTTATCCAGACAGCCGAGTATGAACCGTGGAGGATATATGCCCACTCCCACCGGGGCGAAGGTGGACTTTATTCAGGGGACACCTGTGAGTGTCCATCTGCAGCCTTCCCTCTCCAGACAGAGCAGCTACACCAGTAATGGCACCCTCCCCAGGACGGGACTAAAGAGGACACCATCCTTAAAACCTGATGTGCCGCCAAAGCCTTCCTTTGTCCCTCAGACCACGTCTGTCAGGCCACTGAACAAATACACTTACTAG
- the Sema6d gene encoding semaphorin-6D isoform X11 yields MRFFLLCFHVLFLLVSRLRAVSFPEDDEPLNTVDYHYSRQYPVFRGRPSGNESQHRLDFQLMLKIRDTLYIAGRDQVYTVNLNEIPKTEVIPSKKLTWRSRQQDRENCAMKGKHKDECHNFIKVFVPRNDEMVFVCGTNAFNPMCRYYRLNTLEYDGEEISGLARCPFDARQTNVALFADGKLYSATVADFLASDAVIYRSMGDGSALRTIKYDSKWIKEPHFLHAIEYGNYVYFFFREIAVEHNNLGKAVYSRVARICKNDMGGSQRVLEKHWTSFLKARLNCSVPGDSFFYFDVLQSITDIIQINGVPTVIGVFTTQLNSIPGSAVCAFSMDDIEKVFKGRFKEQKTPDSVWTAVPEDKVPKPRPGCCAKHGLAEAYKTSIDFPDETLSFIKSHPLMDSAVPPIADEPWFTKTRVRYRLTAIEVDRSAGPYQNYTVIFVGSEAGVVLKVLAKTSPFSLNDSVLLEEIEAYNQAKCNAESEEDRKVVSLQLDKDHHALYVAFSSCVVRIPLSRCERYGSCKKSCIASRDPYCGWLSQGVCERVTLGMLAGGFEQDTEYGNTAHLGDCHGVRWEVQSGDSNQMVHMNVLITCVFAAFVLGAFIAGVAVYCYRDMFVRKNRKIHKDAESAQSCTDSSGSFAKLNGLFDSPVKEYQQNIDSPKLYSNLLTSRKELPPNTDTKSMVMDHRGQPPELAALPTPESTPVLHQKTLQAMKSHSDKAHGHGASRKEHPQFFPSSPPPHSPLSHGHIPSAIVLPNATHDYNTSFSNSNAHKAEKKLQNIDHPLTKSSSKREHRRSVDSRNTLNDLLKHLNDPNSNPKAIMGEIHMAHQTLMLDPVGPMSEVPPKVPNREASLYSPPSTLPRNSPTKRVDVPTTPGVPMTSLERQRGYHKNSSQRHSISAVPKNLNSPNGVLLSRQPSMNRGGYMPTPTGAKVDFIQGTPVSVHLQPSLSRQSSYTSNGTLPRTGLKRTPSLKPDVPPKPSFVPQTTSVRPLNKYTY; encoded by the exons ATGAGGTTCTTTCTGCTTTGCTTCCACGTGCTGTTCCTTCTGGTCTCCAGGTTACGGGCAGTCAGCTTCCCGGAAGACGACGAGCCCCTTAACACTGTTGATTATCACT ATTCAAGGCAATATCCGGTTTTTAGAGGACGCCCTTCAGGCAACGAATCGCAGCATAGGCTGGACTTTCAGCTGATGCTGAAAATTCGAGACACACTTTATATTGCTGGCAG AGATCAAGTCTATACAGTGAACTTAAATGAAATCCCCAAAACAGAGGTCATACCAAGCAAG AAGCTGACGTGGAGGTCCAGGCAACAGGATCGAGAAAACTGTGCTATGAAAGGCAAGCATAAA gACGAGTGCCACAACTTCATCAAAGTATTTGTTCCAAGAAACGATgagatggtttttgtttgtggtaCCAATGCTTTCAACCCCATGTGTAGATACTATAGG TTGAATACCTTAGAGTATGATGGGGAAGAAATTAGCGGCCTGGCACGATGCCCATTTGATGCCAGACAAACCAATGTTGCCCTCTTTGCTG ATGGGAAACTGTATTCTGCTACAGTGGCCGACTTCCTGGCTAGTGATGCTGTCATTTATAGAAGCATGGGTGACGGATCTGCCCTTAGAACAATAAAATAtgattccaaatggatcaaag aACCACACTTTCTTCATGCCATTGAATATGGAAACTATGTCTATTTCTTCTTCAGAGAAATCGCTGTGGAACATAATAACTTAGGCAAG GCTGTGTATTCCCGCGTGGCTCGCATTTGTAAAAACGACATGGGTGGCTCCCAGCGGGTTCTGGAGAAGCACTGGACTTCCTTCCTGAAGGCCAGGCTTAACTGCTCTGTCCCCGGAGATTCCTTTTTCTACTTTGATGTTCTGCAGTCCATCACAGACATAATCCAAATCAACGGCGTCCCCACCGTGATTGGGGTCTTCACCACGCAGCTTAacag CATTCCTGGTTCTGCAGTCTGTGCCTTTAGCATGGACGACATTGAGAAGGTGTTCAAAGGGCGATTCAAAGAGCAGAAAACCCCAGACTCTGTTTGGACGGCAGTTCCCGAAGACAAAGTACCAAAACCAAG GCCTGGCTGCTGTGCCAAGCACGGCCTTGCAGAAGCTTACAAAACCTCCATCGACTTCCCAGACGAGACCCTGTCTTTCATCAAATCCCATCCCCTGATGGACTCTGCTGTTCCCCCCATTGCTGATGAGCCCTGGTTCACAAAGACCCGGGTCAG GTACAGGTTGACGGCCATCGAAGTGGACCGTTCGGCGGGGCCCTACCAAAACTACACCGTCATCTTTGTCGGCTCTGAAGCCGGCGTGGTGCTGAAAGTGTTGGCAAAGACCAGCCCTTTCTCTTTGAATGACAGTGTATTGCTTGAGGAGATTGAAGCTTACAACCAAGCCAA GTGCAACGCTGAGAGCGAGGAGGACAGAAAGGTCGTCTCGTTACAGCTGGACAAAGATCACCATGCTTTGTACGTGGCCTTCTCTAGCTGCGTCGTCCGCATCCCCCTCAGTCGCTGTGAGCGCTACGGATCCTGTAAAAA GTCTTGCATCGCATCGCGTGACCCGTACTGCGGTTGGTTAAGCCAGGGCGTTTGTGAGAGAGTGACCCTAGGGATGCT CGCTGGAGGATTTGAGCAAGACACAGAGTACGGCAACACGGCCCACCTAGGGGACTGCCACG GTGTACGGTGGGAAGTCCAATCTGGAGACTCCAACCAGATGGTCCATATGAATGTCCTCATCACTTGTGTGTTCGCGGCTTTCGTCTTGGGCGCATTCATTGCAGGCGTGGCTGTATACTGCTACCGCGACATGTTTGTTCGCAAGAACAGAAAGATCCATAAAGATGCGGAATCAGCCCAGTCATGCACAGACTCCAGCGGAAGCTTTGCCAAGCTGAATGGTCTCTTTGACAGTCCCGTCAAGGAATACCAACAGAACATTGATTCTCCTAAACTCTATAGCAACCTGCTGACCAGTCGGAAGGAGCTGCCACCCAACACGGATACAAAATCCATGGTCATGGACCACCGAGGCCAGCCTCCAGAGCTGGCTGCTCTCCCCACTCCAGAGTCCACACCTGTACTCCACCAGAAGACCCTGCAGGCCATGAAGAGCCACTCTGACAAGGCCCACGGCCATGGTGCTTCAAGGAAAGAACACCCCCAGTTTTTTCCTTCTAGTCCTCCACCCCATTCCCCATTAAGTCACGGGCACATCCCCAGTGCCATTGTTCTTCCAAACGCCACCCACGACTACAATACGTCATTTTCAAACTCTAATGCTCATAAAGCTGAAAAGAAACTTCAGAACATTGACCATCCTCTTACAAAGTCGTCCAGTAAGAGGGAGCACCGGCGTTCTGTGGATTCCAGAAACACCCTTAACGATCTCCTGAAGCATCTAAATGACCCAAACAGTAACCCCAAAGCCATCATGGGAGAAATCCATATGGCCCATCAAACCCTCATGCTGGACCCAGTAGGACCTATGTCTGAGGTCCCACCCAAGGTCCCTAACCGGGAGGCATCTCTGTACTCCCCTCCCTCAACACTCCCCAGAAATAGCCCAACCAAGAGAGTAGATGTCCCCACCACTCCTGGGGTCCCAATGACATCTCTGGAAAGACAAAGGGGTTATCATAAAAATTCCTCCCAGAGGCACTCTATATCAGCCGTGCCTAAAAACTTAAACTCACCAAATGGTGTTTTGTTATCCAGACAGCCGAGTATGAACCGTGGAGGATATATGCCCACTCCCACCGGGGCGAAGGTGGACTTTATTCAGGGGACACCTGTGAGTGTCCATCTGCAGCCTTCCCTCTCCAGACAGAGCAGCTACACCAGTAATGGCACCCTCCCCAGGACGGGACTAAAGAGGACACCATCCTTAAAACCTGATGTGCCGCCAAAGCCTTCCTTTGTCCCTCAGACCACGTCTGTCAGGCCACTGAACAAATACACTTACTAG
- the Sema6d gene encoding semaphorin-6D isoform X10 has product MRFFLLCFHVLFLLVSRLRAVSFPEDDEPLNTVDYHYSRQYPVFRGRPSGNESQHRLDFQLMLKIRDTLYIAGRDQVYTVNLNEIPKTEVIPSKKLTWRSRQQDRENCAMKGKHKDECHNFIKVFVPRNDEMVFVCGTNAFNPMCRYYRLNTLEYDGEEISGLARCPFDARQTNVALFADGKLYSATVADFLASDAVIYRSMGDGSALRTIKYDSKWIKEPHFLHAIEYGNYVYFFFREIAVEHNNLGKAVYSRVARICKNDMGGSQRVLEKHWTSFLKARLNCSVPGDSFFYFDVLQSITDIIQINGVPTVIGVFTTQLNSIPGSAVCAFSMDDIEKVFKGRFKEQKTPDSVWTAVPEDKVPKPRPGCCAKHGLAEAYKTSIDFPDETLSFIKSHPLMDSAVPPIADEPWFTKTRVRYRLTAIEVDRSAGPYQNYTVIFVGSEAGVVLKVLAKTSPFSLNDSVLLEEIEAYNQAKCNAESEEDRKVVSLQLDKDHHALYVAFSSCVVRIPLSRCERYGSCKKSCIASRDPYCGWLSQGVCERVTLGMLLLTEDLFASHNHSAGGFEQDTEYGNTAHLGDCHGVRWEVQSGDSNQMVHMNVLITCVFAAFVLGAFIAGVAVYCYRDMFVRKNRKIHKDAESAQSCTDSSGSFAKLNGLFDSPVKEYQQNIDSPKLYSNLLTSRKELPPNTDTKSMVMDHRGQPPELAALPTPESTPVLHQKTLQAMKSHSDKAHGHGASRKEHPQFFPSSPPPHSPLSHGHIPSAIVLPNATHDYNTSFSNSNAHKAEKKLQNIDHPLTKSSSKREHRRSVDSRNTLNDLLKHLNDPNSNPKAIMGEIHMAHQTLMLDPVGPMSEVPPKVPNREASLYSPPSTLPRNSPTKRVDVPTTPGVPMTSLERQRGYHKNSSQRHSISAVPKNLNSPNGVLLSRQPSMNRGGYMPTPTGAKVDFIQGTPVSVHLQPSLSRQSSYTSNGTLPRTGLKRTPSLKPDVPPKPSFVPQTTSVRPLNKYTY; this is encoded by the exons ATGAGGTTCTTTCTGCTTTGCTTCCACGTGCTGTTCCTTCTGGTCTCCAGGTTACGGGCAGTCAGCTTCCCGGAAGACGACGAGCCCCTTAACACTGTTGATTATCACT ATTCAAGGCAATATCCGGTTTTTAGAGGACGCCCTTCAGGCAACGAATCGCAGCATAGGCTGGACTTTCAGCTGATGCTGAAAATTCGAGACACACTTTATATTGCTGGCAG AGATCAAGTCTATACAGTGAACTTAAATGAAATCCCCAAAACAGAGGTCATACCAAGCAAG AAGCTGACGTGGAGGTCCAGGCAACAGGATCGAGAAAACTGTGCTATGAAAGGCAAGCATAAA gACGAGTGCCACAACTTCATCAAAGTATTTGTTCCAAGAAACGATgagatggtttttgtttgtggtaCCAATGCTTTCAACCCCATGTGTAGATACTATAGG TTGAATACCTTAGAGTATGATGGGGAAGAAATTAGCGGCCTGGCACGATGCCCATTTGATGCCAGACAAACCAATGTTGCCCTCTTTGCTG ATGGGAAACTGTATTCTGCTACAGTGGCCGACTTCCTGGCTAGTGATGCTGTCATTTATAGAAGCATGGGTGACGGATCTGCCCTTAGAACAATAAAATAtgattccaaatggatcaaag aACCACACTTTCTTCATGCCATTGAATATGGAAACTATGTCTATTTCTTCTTCAGAGAAATCGCTGTGGAACATAATAACTTAGGCAAG GCTGTGTATTCCCGCGTGGCTCGCATTTGTAAAAACGACATGGGTGGCTCCCAGCGGGTTCTGGAGAAGCACTGGACTTCCTTCCTGAAGGCCAGGCTTAACTGCTCTGTCCCCGGAGATTCCTTTTTCTACTTTGATGTTCTGCAGTCCATCACAGACATAATCCAAATCAACGGCGTCCCCACCGTGATTGGGGTCTTCACCACGCAGCTTAacag CATTCCTGGTTCTGCAGTCTGTGCCTTTAGCATGGACGACATTGAGAAGGTGTTCAAAGGGCGATTCAAAGAGCAGAAAACCCCAGACTCTGTTTGGACGGCAGTTCCCGAAGACAAAGTACCAAAACCAAG GCCTGGCTGCTGTGCCAAGCACGGCCTTGCAGAAGCTTACAAAACCTCCATCGACTTCCCAGACGAGACCCTGTCTTTCATCAAATCCCATCCCCTGATGGACTCTGCTGTTCCCCCCATTGCTGATGAGCCCTGGTTCACAAAGACCCGGGTCAG GTACAGGTTGACGGCCATCGAAGTGGACCGTTCGGCGGGGCCCTACCAAAACTACACCGTCATCTTTGTCGGCTCTGAAGCCGGCGTGGTGCTGAAAGTGTTGGCAAAGACCAGCCCTTTCTCTTTGAATGACAGTGTATTGCTTGAGGAGATTGAAGCTTACAACCAAGCCAA GTGCAACGCTGAGAGCGAGGAGGACAGAAAGGTCGTCTCGTTACAGCTGGACAAAGATCACCATGCTTTGTACGTGGCCTTCTCTAGCTGCGTCGTCCGCATCCCCCTCAGTCGCTGTGAGCGCTACGGATCCTGTAAAAA GTCTTGCATCGCATCGCGTGACCCGTACTGCGGTTGGTTAAGCCAGGGCGTTTGTGAGAGAGTGACCCTAGGGATGCT GCTGTTAACCGAAGACTTGTTTGCTTCCCATAACCACAGCGCTGGAGGATTTGAGCAAGACACAGAGTACGGCAACACGGCCCACCTAGGGGACTGCCACG GTGTACGGTGGGAAGTCCAATCTGGAGACTCCAACCAGATGGTCCATATGAATGTCCTCATCACTTGTGTGTTCGCGGCTTTCGTCTTGGGCGCATTCATTGCAGGCGTGGCTGTATACTGCTACCGCGACATGTTTGTTCGCAAGAACAGAAAGATCCATAAAGATGCGGAATCAGCCCAGTCATGCACAGACTCCAGCGGAAGCTTTGCCAAGCTGAATGGTCTCTTTGACAGTCCCGTCAAGGAATACCAACAGAACATTGATTCTCCTAAACTCTATAGCAACCTGCTGACCAGTCGGAAGGAGCTGCCACCCAACACGGATACAAAATCCATGGTCATGGACCACCGAGGCCAGCCTCCAGAGCTGGCTGCTCTCCCCACTCCAGAGTCCACACCTGTACTCCACCAGAAGACCCTGCAGGCCATGAAGAGCCACTCTGACAAGGCCCACGGCCATGGTGCTTCAAGGAAAGAACACCCCCAGTTTTTTCCTTCTAGTCCTCCACCCCATTCCCCATTAAGTCACGGGCACATCCCCAGTGCCATTGTTCTTCCAAACGCCACCCACGACTACAATACGTCATTTTCAAACTCTAATGCTCATAAAGCTGAAAAGAAACTTCAGAACATTGACCATCCTCTTACAAAGTCGTCCAGTAAGAGGGAGCACCGGCGTTCTGTGGATTCCAGAAACACCCTTAACGATCTCCTGAAGCATCTAAATGACCCAAACAGTAACCCCAAAGCCATCATGGGAGAAATCCATATGGCCCATCAAACCCTCATGCTGGACCCAGTAGGACCTATGTCTGAGGTCCCACCCAAGGTCCCTAACCGGGAGGCATCTCTGTACTCCCCTCCCTCAACACTCCCCAGAAATAGCCCAACCAAGAGAGTAGATGTCCCCACCACTCCTGGGGTCCCAATGACATCTCTGGAAAGACAAAGGGGTTATCATAAAAATTCCTCCCAGAGGCACTCTATATCAGCCGTGCCTAAAAACTTAAACTCACCAAATGGTGTTTTGTTATCCAGACAGCCGAGTATGAACCGTGGAGGATATATGCCCACTCCCACCGGGGCGAAGGTGGACTTTATTCAGGGGACACCTGTGAGTGTCCATCTGCAGCCTTCCCTCTCCAGACAGAGCAGCTACACCAGTAATGGCACCCTCCCCAGGACGGGACTAAAGAGGACACCATCCTTAAAACCTGATGTGCCGCCAAAGCCTTCCTTTGTCCCTCAGACCACGTCTGTCAGGCCACTGAACAAATACACTTACTAG